The genomic interval AAGTTCCATGAACGTTGTGATTTCAAAGGTCCATGTGTTATCATAGCTTACGCTAAAGACAAGTCTTTCAAGTTTGGTGGATTTAGCCCAGAAGGTTATAAAAGTACTGACGATTATTACGATACATTTGATGCTTTCCTCTTCTATTGGCTCGACGATTGTGATGACCCAATCGTCCTTCCAAAGATTGGAGGAAGTGGAG from Camelina sativa cultivar DH55 unplaced genomic scaffold, Cs unpScaffold10039, whole genome shotgun sequence carries:
- the LOC104775199 gene encoding uncharacterized protein LOC104775199, with amino-acid sequence HERCDFKGPCVIIAYAKDKSFKFGGFSPEGYKSTDDYYDTFDAFLFYWLDDCDDPIVLPKIGGSGAALFDYARGGPQFGADGLLIGPPLAPVMGGFAGPDTNSGVGDLRMAKSRLGLSYAKRKDGKES